CCTGCACCTGCACCCGAACAGCTTCATCAGCGGCACCTATTACGTCGTCACGCCGCGCGGTTGTCCCGGCCTGAAGTTCGAGGACCCGCGCCTGAGCAAGTTCATGGCCGCGCCACCGAAGATCGCCGACGCGCGCCGCGAAAATCAGTCGCACATCACCTACCCCGCGAAGGCCGGCTGGCTGCTGCTCTTCGAGAGCTGGCTGCGCCACGAAGTCGCCGCCAACCGCGTGGCCGAGGAGCGGATCAGCGTCAGTTTCAACTACCACTGGAGCTGACGGCGCACCTTTATCCCGCGCCTCCCGCGTCCCGTCCCAAACCGTCCAGTCGCGCGAAACCTCCGCGCGGCCCACGCGTCTCAAGCCGGATGCGCTCCCGCCCCCGCTTCTGGCCATCGTTGATGGCCGCCCTGCTCGCCAGCCTGCTCGCCTCGTGCGCGTCCGACGACCGCCCGCATCGCGGCACTCCGCCGAAGCCACCCACACCGGTCGCAGGCGAAGGAACGTTTTTCGGCGGACAACTGGTCGCCTCGATCCGCGTCGGGATGGAATTCCAACGCCCCGAAGGCGGCGGTGAGAGCGGCGCGCGCGGCGGTCGCGAAGGCGGCGGTCGCCGGGGCGGCGGAGGCGGCGGCATGAATTTCGGTGGCGGTGCCGGGCCGATGCAATTCGGCGGCGGTGGCGGTGGTCGCGGCGGCCCACGCGGCGGTGGTGGACCGGGTGGTTCGGGCGGCGACGAACCGCGCGGAGATTTCAGCGCTGGCGGCCCGCGCATCGCGCCGGCCGGCGGCCTGCCGCTCATGATTCACCTGCGCCTGCACAACACCGGCAGCACGCCGCTCGAAGTCGCGGCGCCGGATTTCGATTCGCCGCTCGGCAATTTCGTCGTGCTCCCGGCGACGCTCACCGTGCCGCCCGGCGAGACGGCCGAGTTCGCACCGATGACATCGTTCGTGCGCGGCGATCTGCCCGACGAACTCCCCGTGACACTCGCGCTGAAGGTCGCCGGCAAATCCGAAAAGCAGATCGTGACCCTGCGCCCGGTCCCGAAAAGCACCGCGCCGTCTAGCGCCGACCGAGATCCTGAATCTCGTCCGATTCAAAAATAAGCGTTCCGCGCGGCCCGCTTCCGAGCGCCGCGCGCACCATCGCCCGCGCGACCACTTCAGCGTGGATCGCGCGGAACTTGCGCCAGCCTCCGACGAGAAACGGCTCAGAAATCGCCAGCCCCATCGCGCTCAGCCGCTCGCCCAGCCGATATTCCGTCCGCGGCCCGAGCAACAAGCTCGGGCGAAAGAGGCCGAGCGTCTCGAAGTTCATCACTTCCAACGCGTGCTCCGTTTCGCCCTTCACGCGCGTGTAGAAAAAACGCGACGCCGCATCAGCGCCCATCGACGAGACGTGGAAAAATCGTTTCGCGCCACCCTGTTGCGCCGCCCACGCGAACGCCAGCACCGCCCCCTGATCGACGGCGCGGAACGCCTCGCGTGAACCTGCCTTCTTGATCGTCGTCCCGAGACAACAGAACGCATCGTCCCCGCGCAGCGGCGTGGCGAGTTGCCGCAGCGCCGCGAAGTCCGTGGTGACCTGCGTGAGCTTCGGATGATCCACCCCGAGCGGGCGGCGCGCGACCGCCACCACGCGGTCGTATTCCGCCGCGGCAAGCAGTTCCTGCAGGAGATAGCCGCCGACGAGCCCCGACCCGCCGGCAATGAGCGCTGTGGCCATGCCGCGAAGCTGCCTCCGCGCGGCCCCGATGCAACCGCGCACTGGCGCAGCCTCGCGTCGTCATCGACGCCCCTCCGTCGCGGCGTCGGCGTCGCTCCCGCGCGAGCCGCATTCGTTATCCATTAAGAACTTTGCGCCCGGCACATGGCTGCCGCGTTTCACCGCTGCTACTGCCAAGGCCACACACCCCAGCGTGAGACGCAATGTTACTCATCAAGAACTTCAGAGGCACGCGGCGCAGCGGCGCACACGATTTACCCTGTTGCACGCGCGCGCTGACTGCGTAGCTGTGCCCCATGCTCGTCATCCGACGCATGGACGATGGGAAGCGCTCCTACACGGCGATGTTTTTGCCGGGCGAGGAACCGCGCGTGTTCCCGACGAGCGACCAGGAGCACGCGCGCATCCTGCAAATCTACAAACAGGACAAGGCCTACGAAGGCGTGTGGAACGATTTCACCGAGTTCCAGATCGGCCGCGATTCTCCAGTGAGCCCGCGCCCTGCGCTTAGGCCGAGAAAACGCTGAAGCCCCCACGCGAGCCACCACCCAATCGAATATAAACATGGAGGGCGCGGCTACTGCCGCGCCGTTGAGGCGCGAGGTATTGCGAACATTCGCGGCGCGGCAGTAGCCGCGCCCTCCCACGCATCCGTCCTCTTTCCAATCGTCCGGCTACCGCTTCGCTGCGTGCGCCTCGCACGCGCGCAGGACGCGCAGCGTGTTTTGGCCCCACAATTTCGCCAGCGCTTCCTCGCTCCAGCCGCGCGCGCGCAGGGCGCGGGTGAGGTTCGGATAGTCGCTGACTTGGTCAAGTTGCTCGACTCCGCCGCCGCCGTCGAAGTCGCACCCGACGCCGACGTGGTCGATGCCGGCGACCGCGACCGCGTGTTCCACGTGCGCGATGTAGTCGTCGAGATGGCACTTCGGCGCGGGATGTTCGCGATCGATCCGCGCCCACTCGCCGGCGAATTGCGCACGGATTTCGGGAGTGAGCACGAGGTCCTTCAATTGGAGCAGGAGCTTCGCGCCTTCCTCGGTCTGGCGGTTGCCCGGGGAATTTTTCACGGCGATCGGCAGCGCGTTGATCTGGATGACGCCGCCCTTGGCCGCGAGCGCGCGAAGGAGTTCGTCGCCGATGTTGCGCGGGTGGTCGCACACCGCGCGGCAGCCGCTGTGCGTGAGCAATGGCGGCGTGGCGGAGAGTTCGATCAGATCCCACAGCGCATCGTCGCTCGCGTGCGAGGCGTCGAGCGCGATGCCGAGACGGTTGCACTCGGCCATCACTTCCTTGCCGAACGGACTCAGCCCGCCCCACTCCGGCGGGCGCGGATCGGTGGACGAGTCCGCGACATCGTTGTGCACCATGTGATTCAGGCCGAGCATCCGCACGCCGCGCGCGTGGAATTTCGCCACATTGCCCGCATCGAGTCCGAGCGAGTAGCTGTTTTCGATCGCGAGGTAGAGCGCGCGCCGGCCCTCGGCCTTGAGCCGCGGGCCGTCGTCGGCGCAGAGCGCGATGCCGCAGCGGTCCGCCTGCTGCGCGACGACGGCGTGGATGCGATCGAAGACCTGCATCGCTTTCTCGTGCGCCAGCGCGAAGCCCGCCGGCGTGCGCGCCGCTTGCGTGAGGAACACCGCGAAGCCGAGCGCATCGATGCCGCCGTCGGCCATGCGCGGCAGGTCGCATTGCGTGCGGTCGCCCGCGCGCTCGTGTCGCACGCCGAAATCCCAGCCCTCGCGCATCAGCGAAGCCGTGGGCGTGTCGATATGCGTGTCGAAAGTGAAGAAACCATCGTGCGGGCCGGACGCGGACATTGGGGCAAGTTGCGCGCGCACCGCGGCGGGCGCAAGCCGCCACGCGATTGGTCCTTTCGACACAAGCCCATCTGCGGAGTTGCGCTGCGCGGGAGCGTGACTTCTCTGATGGACTTTCCCATGTCTGACTCCCCCATCGAAAACGTCGTCATCGTCGGCACCGGGTGCGCCGGCCTCACCGCGGCCATCTACACCGGTCGCGCCAATCTGCAGCCGCTCGTCATCGAGGGCTCGTTGCCGGGCGGCCAGCTCACGACGACGTCCGAGGTGGAGAATTTCCCCGGCTTTCCCGAGGGCGTCGACGGCTTCATGCTGATGCAGAACCTGCGCAAGCAGGCGGAAAAATTCGGCACGCGTTACGAGAGCGGCACTGTCGTGGGCCTCGATACCTCGAGCTGGCCGCACACGCTCAAGCTCGCCGATCGCGAGATCAAGGCCAAGGTCGTCATCGTCGCCACCGGCGCCTCGCCGCGCATGACCGGCATCCCGGGCGAGAAGGAACTCTACGGCGGCAAGGGCGTGACGACTTGCGCGACGTGTGACGGCGCTTTCTACCGCAACATGGACGTCGCCGTCGTCGGCGGCGGCGACAGCGCGGCGGAAGAAGCGTTGTTCCTCACGCGTTTCGCCAAGAAAGTTTATCTCGTCCACCGCCGCGACACGCTGCGCGCCTCGAAGATCATGGCCGATCGCGCGACGTCGCACCCGAAGATCGAGTGCGTGTGGGACAGCGTGCCGGTCGCCGTCGAAGGCGTCGCCGAGGGCGCCGTCTCCGGCCTGAAGATCATGAACGTGAAGACTAACGCCGAGAGCGTCCTCCCGGTGAAAGGCGTCTTCGTCGCCATCGGCCACGTGCCGAACACCGAGCCGTTCAAGGGCGCGGTGGACACCGACGAGCAAGGCTACTTCGTGCCCGTCACCGGTTCGCAAGTGCGCACCAAGACTCCGGGCGTCTACGTCGCGGGCGATTGCGCCGACCATGTTTTCCGCCAAGCGATCACCGCCGCCGGCATGGGCTGCCAGGCCGCCATCGAAGCCGAACGCTGGCTCGCCGAACACGGTGGCTAAACACCGCTACGCGCGCCTCTGGGCGCAGCTCGGCATTCCGGCCGACTACCCGCGCACGCGCGGGCTGCCGTTGCAGCGCGAAGCGACGCAACTCGTGCTCTCCGCCCGGGCGCACGACGACGGGAAGGCGATCCGCCTGACGCCGCGCGCCGACGCCGCGTGGCGTCGCATGCGTGATGCCGCCGCGGCGAACGGACTGACGCTGCTGCCACTCTCGGGCTTCCGTAGTGTCGCGCGGCAGACGAAAATCATCCGCGGCCACCTCGCGAAAGGCCGGCCGCTGGCGGACATCCTCCGCTACGTCGCCGCACCGGGCTGCAGCGAGCACCACACCGGCCGCGCACTCGACATCGGCTCACCGGACGAGAGCGAACATTTCGCGGAGGCGTTCGATCGCACGAAGGAGTTCCGCTGGTTGAAGAAAAACGCGGCGCGCTTCGGCTTCACGCTCTCCTATCCGAAAAACAATCCGCACCAGATCGGCTACGAGCCTTGGCACTGGTGCTGGCGGACGCCGTGACGCAGTCCGCGCGCGACCGTGTAACCTAATAGGTTACATTTTCAGAGAGCGACGTCGGCGCAATTGTAACCTATTAGGTTACAATTGTGCCGGGTCGGACAAACGATGGAGCGGGGCGGCTGGGAGGTCGTGGGGCCGCGAAGGGGGCAATCTTGCTTCGGCCAGCTGAAACCGGCCGGTCTCACGCGGCGGCTTTGGGCGCGTAACCGGCGAGTGCGTCGCGCCACCACGGGGCGAGTTCGGCGAGCGGACGCGTCCATACTTCGCGATGGAGGCGGTCCATCGAGTCGGCATCGGCGAGCAGCGCGAGCTTCTCGTGCGCCTTCAGCGCCGCCGGTCCTTCGCGGAGCAGGTGCTCCTGCATCATGCGAAAATATTCCGTGATCGTCTCGGCGCGCGCGCGACGGTCGCGCAGCTGGCAGCGGTGGACGGCGTTCACGTAGGGGTCGACCACCGCGCGGGTGAACGCCACGTCGCGTCCGCCCATTTCCGCGCTGAACGCCGCGGTCGCCGGCTCCTCGAGCTTGGCCTGCAATTCGCGCAGCTCGGTCGGCGGGTCGAGCTCGTCCGGCGTGACGAAGATGCCCGCTCGTTGCGCAGCCTGCCCGTAGCGACGCAGCGCGGTGAGCGCGGAGAACGGGACCGCGAGGATCATGCCGAGCAACACGGGCGACATCCAAGGCAGCAACCCCGGCGCGAAGAAGATCAGCGCGAGCGCCCAAACGAGTCCGAGCGCGAGGTGGCCCTTGTGCGTCTCATAGGCTTCGCGCCAGTCGATCGTGTCGTCGCTGTCACGGCGTTGCGTAACCCATTTCACGCCGCTGCCGAGGATGATCGAGACGACGAACTTCGCATGGAAGAGCATCAGCACCGGCGCGAGCAGGATGGAGAAAAGCACTTCGCCGAGCACGCCAGCGCAGACCTTGCCGAAGCCGCCGAAGCGCGCCGTGCCACCGGGTTGCAACGCCAGATCGATCACCGCGAGAATCTTCGAGAGGAACAGCAACACGAACGTCGCGAGCGCGAGCACGCCCGCCTGCGCGCCGGCTGGCAGGCCCAGGAGATTGGCCACGCCCGGCTCGGGCATCCAGGTGAGGCCGGTGCGATTGAAGCCGACCATGAAGAGCGTGCCGATGACGAGCGACACGAACCAGAAGAGCGACGAGCTGTAGGCGAGAATGCCCATCGCAAAGTGCACGCGACTGACGCTGTGCAGGCCGCGCGCGAACACGAGCCACACGTGCTGCATGTTGCCCTGCGCCCAGCGGCGGTCGCGCTTCGCGTAGTCGATCAGCGTCGGCGGCAGTTCCTCGTAACTGCCCTCGAGTCCCGGCGTGAGCCACACCTCGTAGCCGGCGCGGCGCAGCAGCGCGGCTTCGACGAAATCGTGCGAGAGGATGCGACCGCCGAACGGTTCGCGGCCGGGCAGTTGCGGCAGCGCGCAGTGATCGATGAAGGCTTTCACGCGGATGATCGCGTTGTGGCCCCAGTAGTTGCCCTCGCTCTGTTGCCAATAATTCAGGCCGGCGAGAAAGATCGGGCCGTAGAGCCGCGAGGAGAATTGCAGCACGCGCGCGAACAGCGTCTCGGCGCCCATGAGCGCGGGCGCGGACTGGATGAGGCCGGTGCGCGGGTTGCGCTCCATCAGGCGCACCATCGTGACGATCGACTCGCCCGCCATCACGCTGTCGGCGTCGAGCACGACCATATAGCGGAAGCGGCGGCCCCAGCGACGGAGGAAGTCGCCGATGTTGCCGGCCTTCTTGTTCGAGTTGATGCGGCGCTTGCGGTAGAAGATGCGACCACGCGCGCCGAGTTCGCGGCAGAGTTCAACCCAGGCGAGCTCCTCCTTGATCCACTGGTCCGGCTCGGTCGAGTCGCTAAGAATGAAAAAGTCGAAGTGCTCGAGCTGCCCGGTGCGCTCGATGGATTTGTAGATCGCGCGCAGGCCGGCGAAGACGCGCGTCACTTCCTCGTTGTAGACCGGCAGCACGATCGCGGTCGGCGCGAGCGGCACGGTCGCGGGATCGTCGGGCAGCGTGCGGAAGATCGTCGCACGGTCCCCACGACCGCGGCGCGCGAGGAAACCGAACGCCGCCTGCGAGGCGCCAAACGAAAGGAGACCGAACAGCAGCGTGAACAGCGCCCAGATAACGCCCGCGGAGCCCTTCAGCGGCATGCCCCAAAGCAGATCGCCCATGAGGAACGAGCCGGTGGCGGTCACGACGACGACGAAGGTCACGACGGCGGTGCGCCGGCGCGTGATGCGCGACGGCGAGTGCAGCTCGAAGGGCAGCAGCGGGACTTTGATGCGGAAGGCCATCTCAGCAAAAGCAGTTCAAGCGAACCACAGATGAACACAGACACACACAGATGAAAAACGGCAGCGACAGCGCGAACCTCTCATCGCGTTTCCAAGCGTGGAGACGCGCAGAAACTTTTCCGGTCAATCTGTATTCGTCTGTGTCCATCTGTGGTTCTCCGCCCCGCTCAATAGCGCACGGCGTAGAATGCGGCGGCGAGCGCGCCGAGGTAGATCAGCCAAGTGGCTACGCCGCGCAGGAACGGCCACTTGTCGAAAGTGCGCCAGGTGTTGTCGGCGACTTCGGAGACCACACCGAGGTCGATGGCGCGCGGCGTCATGTTGGAGAACTCGAGATCGGGGCCGGCTTCGACGTAGGTCGTGCGCAGCTCGCGGAGCATCTCCGGCGGCAGATCGTCTTCGCGCAGGAAATGCTGCGGCCAGCGCTGCGGGAGGTCGGCGAGGTGCACGGCGGCGCGTTCGTGCGCGTAGCGGCGGCCGTCGTTTTCCGTGGGATCGGTGCCGACGTGGGTCTGGATCCAGCCGTCGATTAGAAGCATCGCGGCATCCGCGGCGATCTCGACGGGATGCTGCTCCAGCTGCGAGGCGCGGCGCTCGCGCGCGAAGGCGAGCACCTGCTCCGTCAGCTCCTCGAGCCGGGCGGACGGCACGCCGTGCGCGCTCAGATAGGCGCGGACGCGTTCGCGCGCCTCCGCCCACTCGGCGGCGTCGGCGACTTTGCCGGCGGCGTTCACGGTTTCCAGGACATCGCCCAGGTCTCGGTGACGACTTTGTCGCCGAGTTTCAGGCGGGCGCGCAGTTCGGTGAGCGGCGAGCCGGCGGGCGCGGAGAATGCCATGACGAGGCGCCACGAGCCGTCCTGTTCGTTGCGGACGACGTGCGTGTGCTCGAGCTTGGCGGGGCCGGCGGTCACGATCTCGGGGAAAAGCTCGGCGTCGACGGGGACGACGTCGGGTTTGAGGCCGTTGAAGTCGACGACGTAGCGTGTGCGGTTTTCCGCGCCGTCGTGCTGCGTCTGGCGCGTGGAGCGCACCCAGCCCGGCGCGCCGCCGAAGGTCGAGGCGTTGGTCCAGTGCAGGCGCCAGTTCAGCTCCATCGGTTTGTTGAGCGTGACCGGCGCATCGGGCGTGAAGAAGGCGACGATGTTGTCGTTGAATTCGTTGCCGGCGGGCAGTTCGACGAGGCGGACTTTGCCGGCGGGCCATGGGCCGATGGCTTCGACCCAGACGCTGGGGCGCATGTGGTAGAACGCCTCGAGATCCTCGTAGCTGGAGAAGTTACGGTCGCGCTGGAGCAGGCCGAAGCCGGCGAGCGCGGACGCGGGGATGTCGGTGCGGAGCAGGCCGGGCGGGTTCGTGAGCGGGCGCCAGACGCGCTCGTCCTTGCTCGGTGCCACGAGCAGGCCGTCGGAGTCGTGCACCTCGGGACGGAAATCACCGAAGTGATGCGGCGACATCTCGCCATACCAGAACATGCTCGTGAGCGGCGCGAAGCCCGGCAGGTCGACGGCGGTGCGGAAGTAGAGTGTGGCCTTCACGTCCACGACGGTCTCGTCGCCGGGCGTGATGACGAAGCTGTAGGCGCCGCAGACGGATTTGCTGTCGAGCAGCGCATGAACGACGAGGGATTTCGCGCCGGCGTCGGGTTTGCCGAGCCAGAACTCGATGAACGACGGGAATTCCTCCGGGGCGGGTCCGCCGGAGTTGAGCGCGAGACCGCGCGCGGAGAGACCGTAGCGCTGCTCCTTCGCGAGGGCACGGAAGTAACTCGCGCCGAGGAACGAGACGATCTCGTCCCACTTGCCGGGTTGGTTGATTTCGTTGATCACGCGGAAGCCCGCGTAGTTCAGCCCGCGCTTGGCCCAGAAGGACGGTTTCAGCTCCTGGTAATCGAAGAATTTCTGGGTGAACGGCAGCGGCTGCGTGTGCGTCGCGGTGAATTCGTGCACCTCGACGGTCTGGTTGAAGAGGTAGCCGGGATGGAAGAATTGGACCTGGAACGGCAGATTCTCCGCGCGCCACAACGAGTTCTCCGGGATGAAGCGGATGCGGCGATATTGGTCGTAGCCGAGCTTGCGGAAAAACGGACTCACCTGCTCGCGCGGCGGCTCATAGGGCTCGGTGGCGATCTCGGCCGCGAGCTGCTTCACGTATTCGTGATCGACCGTGACTCGCTCCACGCCGGCGCGGAGCGACACGGCAGAGGTGAGGCACGCGAAAGCGGCGAGCGTCGGGATGGGACGATGAAAATTCATTCCAGTCAGCGTGTTAACCGGGGGTGACGTGAAGGACCACTCAATTTAAGCAGATGCCGGACCGCGCCGCCCAAAAGCCAAGCGCTCGCAGCCGTCGGACCAGCGAAGAACGCCTTGGGCACCTGCCCGCCGGCGAACGATAAAAGAACCCCGAATGCCAACGATGCCACTGCCAGACCGCCATTTGAGCACTTCGGTGCCACCCAAGATGACACGCTGGAATTAGAACTATTCTAATTCTCACTTGAAACTCAGTCCCAACTGCATTGCCTTCGCCGTTCCCTTCGATGGATACCGAAACCACGCCTTTCACCCCCGACGCGCTCGTGAAGCGCCTCACCGACTCCGGCCTGCGCCCCACTCCGCAGCGCGAAGTCGTTTTCAAGGTCATCGTCGAAAAACGCGACCACCCGACCGCCGACGAAATCTTCGCCCGCGTGAAGTCGCAGATGCCGACCATCTCGCTCGCCACGGTCTACAACTGCCTCGAGACGCTCGTGCAATGCGGCCTCGTGCGCCAAGTGAACTTCGAACGCGCGCCCACGCGCTATTGCCCGAATCTCTGCCAGCACGCGCATTTCCGCGACGAGGCGACGGGCGAACTGCACGACATCGACCTGCCCGCCGACGTCATCGCCCGCCTGCACGAACTGCTGCCGACCGGTTTCAACGCGACGGACATCGAACTGAGCTTCCGCGGCAAGGCCGCTCCGGGCGCTGCCGCTCTCTCCCACGGCGCCAACTGACGCCACCGCCCGCACCGCGACTCTCAACTCTCATCCCTCCACTCTCAACTTTCCGCCTTCCGCAATGAGCCAACTCGAAATCAAAGACCTCCATATCAGCATCGGCGACAAGCCCATCGTCAAAGGCCTCAGCCTGACGATCAACCAGGGCGAAGTGCACGCCATCATGGGCCCCAACGGCACCGGCAAAAGCACGCTCTCCAAAGCCATCGCCGGCCACCCCGACTACACAATCACGAGCGGTGACGTGCTGATGAACGGTCAGTCGATTCTCTCCATGGAAGTCGACGAACGCGCCCGCGCCGGCCTCTTCCTCGCCTTCCAATACCCAAGCGAAATCCCCGGCGTCTCGATCGCCAACTTCCTCCGCGCCGCCGTCCAGGCCCGCATGGCCGAGGGCGAGGAGCTCGACGCCACCGCCTACTACAAGCGCCTCTACTCGAAGATGGACATGCTCAAGATCGACCGGAAGTTCACCTCCCGCTCGGTCAACGAGGGCTTCTCCGGCGGCGAGAAAAAGCGCTGCGAAATCCTCCAGATGGCGATGCTCGAGCCCAAGTTCTCCGTCATGGACGAGACCGACTCCGGCCTCGACATCGACGCTCTCCGCATCGTCGCCGAAGGCGTCAACGCCCTCCGCGGTGCCACGCTCGGCGTGCTGCTCATCACGCACTACCAGCGCCTCCTGAACTACATCGTCCCCGACTTCGTCCACGTCATGTATGACGGCCGCATCGTGAAGAGCGGCGACAAGTCACTCGCGCTCGAGCTCGAAGCCAAGGGCTACGACTGGGTGAAGAAGGAACTCGTCAAAGCCTGACGCCGCTGCGCGGCGCTCGTTGAAGTGAGAAGTTGAAGCCCACAACCGCCCAACCGTTCACCTCACTTAAACTTAAACTTTCCACCTAAACTTTTTCGCATGAAACCTCCGAGTGAAACCGATGCCGTCGACGCCACCGTCGAGAATCCCGTCGCCGGCATCGACCAATCCGCCGGCAACTTCAGCTACGACGTCAACTACGAGTTCGACGCCGGCACCGGCCTCACGGAAAACACCGTCCGCTACATCAGCTCGG
This window of the Candidatus Didemnitutus sp. genome carries:
- a CDS encoding oxidoreductase, which translates into the protein MATALIAGGSGLVGGYLLQELLAAAEYDRVVAVARRPLGVDHPKLTQVTTDFAALRQLATPLRGDDAFCCLGTTIKKAGSREAFRAVDQGAVLAFAWAAQQGGAKRFFHVSSMGADAASRFFYTRVKGETEHALEVMNFETLGLFRPSLLLGPRTEYRLGERLSAMGLAISEPFLVGGWRKFRAIHAEVVARAMVRAALGSGPRGTLIFESDEIQDLGRR
- a CDS encoding dipeptidase is translated as MSASGPHDGFFTFDTHIDTPTASLMREGWDFGVRHERAGDRTQCDLPRMADGGIDALGFAVFLTQAARTPAGFALAHEKAMQVFDRIHAVVAQQADRCGIALCADDGPRLKAEGRRALYLAIENSYSLGLDAGNVAKFHARGVRMLGLNHMVHNDVADSSTDPRPPEWGGLSPFGKEVMAECNRLGIALDASHASDDALWDLIELSATPPLLTHSGCRAVCDHPRNIGDELLRALAAKGGVIQINALPIAVKNSPGNRQTEEGAKLLLQLKDLVLTPEIRAQFAGEWARIDREHPAPKCHLDDYIAHVEHAVAVAGIDHVGVGCDFDGGGGVEQLDQVSDYPNLTRALRARGWSEEALAKLWGQNTLRVLRACEAHAAKR
- the trxB gene encoding thioredoxin-disulfide reductase; the protein is MSDSPIENVVIVGTGCAGLTAAIYTGRANLQPLVIEGSLPGGQLTTTSEVENFPGFPEGVDGFMLMQNLRKQAEKFGTRYESGTVVGLDTSSWPHTLKLADREIKAKVVIVATGASPRMTGIPGEKELYGGKGVTTCATCDGAFYRNMDVAVVGGGDSAAEEALFLTRFAKKVYLVHRRDTLRASKIMADRATSHPKIECVWDSVPVAVEGVAEGAVSGLKIMNVKTNAESVLPVKGVFVAIGHVPNTEPFKGAVDTDEQGYFVPVTGSQVRTKTPGVYVAGDCADHVFRQAITAAGMGCQAAIEAERWLAEHGG
- a CDS encoding D-alanyl-D-alanine carboxypeptidase family protein gives rise to the protein MAKHRYARLWAQLGIPADYPRTRGLPLQREATQLVLSARAHDDGKAIRLTPRADAAWRRMRDAAAANGLTLLPLSGFRSVARQTKIIRGHLAKGRPLADILRYVAAPGCSEHHTGRALDIGSPDESEHFAEAFDRTKEFRWLKKNAARFGFTLSYPKNNPHQIGYEPWHWCWRTP
- the mdoH gene encoding glucans biosynthesis glucosyltransferase MdoH; translation: MAFRIKVPLLPFELHSPSRITRRRTAVVTFVVVVTATGSFLMGDLLWGMPLKGSAGVIWALFTLLFGLLSFGASQAAFGFLARRGRGDRATIFRTLPDDPATVPLAPTAIVLPVYNEEVTRVFAGLRAIYKSIERTGQLEHFDFFILSDSTEPDQWIKEELAWVELCRELGARGRIFYRKRRINSNKKAGNIGDFLRRWGRRFRYMVVLDADSVMAGESIVTMVRLMERNPRTGLIQSAPALMGAETLFARVLQFSSRLYGPIFLAGLNYWQQSEGNYWGHNAIIRVKAFIDHCALPQLPGREPFGGRILSHDFVEAALLRRAGYEVWLTPGLEGSYEELPPTLIDYAKRDRRWAQGNMQHVWLVFARGLHSVSRVHFAMGILAYSSSLFWFVSLVIGTLFMVGFNRTGLTWMPEPGVANLLGLPAGAQAGVLALATFVLLFLSKILAVIDLALQPGGTARFGGFGKVCAGVLGEVLFSILLAPVLMLFHAKFVVSIILGSGVKWVTQRRDSDDTIDWREAYETHKGHLALGLVWALALIFFAPGLLPWMSPVLLGMILAVPFSALTALRRYGQAAQRAGIFVTPDELDPPTELRELQAKLEEPATAAFSAEMGGRDVAFTRAVVDPYVNAVHRCQLRDRRARAETITEYFRMMQEHLLREGPAALKAHEKLALLADADSMDRLHREVWTRPLAELAPWWRDALAGYAPKAAA
- a CDS encoding glucan biosynthesis protein — protein: MNFHRPIPTLAAFACLTSAVSLRAGVERVTVDHEYVKQLAAEIATEPYEPPREQVSPFFRKLGYDQYRRIRFIPENSLWRAENLPFQVQFFHPGYLFNQTVEVHEFTATHTQPLPFTQKFFDYQELKPSFWAKRGLNYAGFRVINEINQPGKWDEIVSFLGASYFRALAKEQRYGLSARGLALNSGGPAPEEFPSFIEFWLGKPDAGAKSLVVHALLDSKSVCGAYSFVITPGDETVVDVKATLYFRTAVDLPGFAPLTSMFWYGEMSPHHFGDFRPEVHDSDGLLVAPSKDERVWRPLTNPPGLLRTDIPASALAGFGLLQRDRNFSSYEDLEAFYHMRPSVWVEAIGPWPAGKVRLVELPAGNEFNDNIVAFFTPDAPVTLNKPMELNWRLHWTNASTFGGAPGWVRSTRQTQHDGAENRTRYVVDFNGLKPDVVPVDAELFPEIVTAGPAKLEHTHVVRNEQDGSWRLVMAFSAPAGSPLTELRARLKLGDKVVTETWAMSWKP
- a CDS encoding transcriptional repressor, which translates into the protein MDTETTPFTPDALVKRLTDSGLRPTPQREVVFKVIVEKRDHPTADEIFARVKSQMPTISLATVYNCLETLVQCGLVRQVNFERAPTRYCPNLCQHAHFRDEATGELHDIDLPADVIARLHELLPTGFNATDIELSFRGKAAPGAAALSHGAN
- the sufC gene encoding Fe-S cluster assembly ATPase SufC translates to MSQLEIKDLHISIGDKPIVKGLSLTINQGEVHAIMGPNGTGKSTLSKAIAGHPDYTITSGDVLMNGQSILSMEVDERARAGLFLAFQYPSEIPGVSIANFLRAAVQARMAEGEELDATAYYKRLYSKMDMLKIDRKFTSRSVNEGFSGGEKKRCEILQMAMLEPKFSVMDETDSGLDIDALRIVAEGVNALRGATLGVLLITHYQRLLNYIVPDFVHVMYDGRIVKSGDKSLALELEAKGYDWVKKELVKA